Proteins found in one Sardina pilchardus chromosome 11, fSarPil1.1, whole genome shotgun sequence genomic segment:
- the LOC134095866 gene encoding uncharacterized protein LOC134095866: MVVQSQAHASTEYSEGFKNGRFMLDTGVSHFHLIIANASPSDEGTYFCGMRESYDITFGNGTYLAIEGEQWSATDRVVQAPIPDPVYQGDSVTLQCTVSTEKQTEEYRVLWFRRSTGDSQPGLIYSPTNRSRECEDHCVYRLPKSNLTLSDSGVYYCVVDICGQVIFGNGTVLEIRSMALFNTMLSLAGMLGLCICLIIYLVWLNYHARECTHCKGKCAHAAEPKESPLNRFETQGGGADTAVVNYTTLHFSESKPKAGRKRETSTHGVVYSDVRHQEQQAI, from the exons ATGGTAGTACAGTCACAAGCGCATGCTTCAACAGAATACTCTGAAGGTTTTAAAAATGGACGGTTTATGCTTGACACAGGAGTGTCACACTTCCATCTAATAATTGCAAATGCTAGTCCCTCAGATGAGGGAACATACTTCTGTGGAATGAGAGAATCATATGACATCACGTTTGGAAATGGAACATATTTGGCAATTGAAG GTGAGCAATGGTCTGCTACTGACAGAGTGGTCCAGGCCCCAATACCAGACCCGGTTTATCAAGGAGATTCAGTGACTCTGCAGTGCACAGTCAGTACTGAGAAACAAACAGAGGAGTACAGAGTACTCTGGTTCAGAAGATCTACAGGAGATTCCCAGCCAGGTCTCATTTACTCTCCCACAAACAGGAGCCGGGAGTGTGAGGATCACTGTGTCTACAGGCTCCCCAAGAGCAATCTCACACTCTCTGACAGTGGAGTCTATTACTGCGTTGTGGACATATGTGGTCAAGTCATTTTTGGAAATGGAACAGTACTGGAAATTA gATCCATGGCATTATTTAATACCATGCTCAGTTTGGCAGGAATGCTGGGCTTATGCATTTGTCTTATAATATATTTGGTCTGGCTTAACTACCATGCAAGAGAGTGTACGCACTGCAAAG GAAAATGTGCTCATGCAGCTGAACCAAAAGAATCTCCTTTGAACCGCTTTGAAACCCAG GGTGGGGGTGCTGACACTGCGGTGGTTAATTATACAACTCTTCACTTCTCCGAGAGCAAACCCAAagcaggaagaaagagagagacatcgaCACATGGCGTTGTGTATTCTGATGTGCGACACCAAGAACAACAGGCCATCTAA